The following coding sequences are from one Rhineura floridana isolate rRhiFlo1 chromosome 2, rRhiFlo1.hap2, whole genome shotgun sequence window:
- the LRRC4C gene encoding leucine-rich repeat-containing protein 4C, with protein sequence MLNKMTLHPQQIMIGPRFNRALFDPLLVVLLALQLLVVAGLVRAQTCPSVCSCSNQFSKVICVRKNLREVPDAISTNTRLLNLHENQIQIIKVNSFKHLRHLEVLQLSRNHIRTIEIGAFNGLANLNTLELFDNRLSTIPNGAFVYLSKLKELWLRNNPIESIPSYAFNRIPSLRRLDLGELKRLSYISEGAFEGLSNLRYLNLAMCNLREIPNLTPLVKLDELDLSGNHLTAIKPGSFQGLMHLQKLWLIQSQIQVIERNAFDNLQSLVEINLAHNNLTLLPHDLFTPLRLERIHLHHNPWNCNCDILWLSWWIKDKAPSNTACCARCNTPPSLKGRYIGELDLNYFTCYAPVIVEPPTDLNVTEGMAAELKCRASTSLTSISWITPNGSVITHGAYRVRISVLSDGTLNFTRVTAQDTGLYTCLVSNSVGNTTASATLNVTAQECITYFSTITVETVEPSQDEARTTEHVWPTPVTEWDTTNVTTSLTPQSTRSTEKTFTIPVTDSSNGIPGIDEVMKTTKIIIGCFVAITLMAAVMLVIFYKMRKQHHRQNHHAPTRTVEIINVDDELTGDTPIESHLPMPAIEHEHLNHYNSYKSPFNHTTTVNTINSIHSSVHEPLLIRMNSKDNVQETQI encoded by the coding sequence ATGTTGAACAAGATGACCTTACATCCACAGCAGATAATGATAGGTCCTAGGTTTAACAGGGCCCTATTTGACCCCTTGCTTGTGGTGCTACTGGCTCTTCAACTTCTCGTGGTGGCTGGTTTGGTGAGAGCTCAGACTTGCCCGTCTGTCTGTTCCTGCAGCAATCAGTTCAGCAAAGTAATTTGTGTAAGGAAGAATCTGAGAGAGGTCCCTGACGCCATCTCCACAAACACACGGTTATTGAATCTCCATGAGAACCAGATCCAAATCATTAAGGTGAATAGCTTCAAACACCTGAGACATCTAGAAGTCTTGCAGCTGAGCAGAAATCACATTAGAACAATTGAAATAGGGGCCTTCAATGGTCTGGCTAATCTCAATACTTTGGAACTTTTTGACAATCGTCTTAGCACCATTCCAAATGGGGCTTTTGTATACTTGTCAAAACTGAAGGAGCTCTGGTTGCGAAACAACCCCATTGAGAGTATTCCTTCTTATGCTTTTAATAGAATCCCTTCCCTACGAAGGTTGGATTTGGGGGAATTAAAAAGGCTTTCATATATCTCAGAAGGTGCCTTTGAAGGTCTGTCCAATTTGAGGTATTTGAACCTTGCTATGTGCAACCTTCGGGAGATCCCTAACCTCACACCACTTGTAAAACTGGATGAGCTAGATCTTTCTGGGAACCACTTAACAGCTATCAAGCCAGGGTCCTTTCAAGGGTTAATGCACCTTCAAAAATTATGGCTGATCCAATCCCAGATTCAAGTGATTGAAAGGAATGCCTTTGATAACCTTCAGTCACTAGTAGAGATCAACCTGGCCCACAACAATCTAACACTACTGCCTCATGACCTCTTTACACCTCTCCGTCTAGAAAGGATTCACCTGCATCACAACCCTTGGAACTGCAACTGTGACATCCTGTGGCTCAGCTGGTGGATTAAAGACAAAGCGCCCTCCAACACTGCATGTTGTGCCCGTTGCAACACACCTCCTAGCTTGAAAGGAAGGTACATTGGTGAGCTGGATCTGAATTACTTCACATGCTATGCTCCTGTGATTGTGGAGCCACCAACAGACCTCAACGTCACTGAAGGCATGGCTGCAGAGCTGAAATGCCGAGCATCAACATCCCTGACCTCTATATCTTGGATTACTCCAAATGGGTCTGTTATAACACATGGGGCTTATAGGGTTCGGATTTCTGTGCTCAGTGATGGCACATTAAATTTTACAAGGGTGACTGCGCAAGACACGGGCTTGTATACATGCTTGGTGAGTAACTCTGTTGGGAATACCACAGCTTCTGCAACACTCAATGTAACCGCGCAGGAGTGTATTACTTATTTTTCAACCATCACAGTGGAAACTGTGGAACCATCTCAGGATGAGGCACGGACCACAGAACATGTTTGGCCCACACCAGTCACTGAATGGGACACCACCAATGTGACAACCTCTCTCACACCACAGAGCACAAGGTCAACAGAAAAAACATTCACCATCCCTGTGACAGATTCAAGCAATGGGATTCCAGGAATAGATGAGGTTATGAAGACTACCAAAATCATTATTGGTTGTTTTGTGGCAATCACTCTTATGGCAGCGGTGATGTTGGTCATTTTCTACAAAATGAGAAAACAACATCACCGGCAAAACCACCATGCTCCAACGCGAACTGTAGAGATCATTAATGTGGATGATGAGCTTACAGGTGATACACCTATAGAAAGTCATTTGCCCATGCCAGCAATAGAGCATGAGCACCTAAATCACTATAACTCTTATAAGTCTCCTTTCAACCACACAACAACAGTTAACACAATAAATTCAATACACAGTTCAGTGCATGAACCATTGTTGATCCGAATGAACTCGAAAGACAATGTGCAAGAGACTCAGATCTAA